GTGGACAAACAGCAGAGTCTCTGCTCCACTGTGGGCTCAAAGGGTTACATAACGCTGCTGAACAACATCTCATTCCTTCCCCTTAGCTTCTGCGGCCAGAGGCTCCCGCTCGCTCAAGGTTGGATCGTTTTTCATTTCATCAGACGTGGGGTGGCACTTCTGGCACCGGcgcaaaagaaaaaacagagtcCAGTTCTGCTCAGATGAAACCGCAGGAGTCTTCGCAAACAAGCGAGGCCTGGGCCATAAGATAGCAGTTAACCTCGTCTGACTCTGTGTCATAACTGTGCAAGCGAAGGGAGACTttgaaagaagaggaagaagaaaaggagacaACCAAAGTGGCAATTACATGCAGTAAACAAGACCGGAAGGCAAAAATATCCACAATCTCTGCGAGTCACTCAAGGATATTTTCACTCCTTGGAATCCTGAAATCAGTCACATGACTTATGTAAAAAGCATCCGAGATGAACATTGTGGAAAACCTTGAGCCAAAGGCAAGATGACATGCGAAAGCCTAAGTCCAGTCACACATAGCATTTTAGTCGGTTATATTCTCTCAACAATACCACCACGCTAAAATAAGATGGGCAGAAAAACAAACTGACTCATCTTGTCTCAGCAACAGTATACTGGTTGGGTTAcctctgtcacaaacacagtACAGCTTCTCTAACCACAGCAACAACACTTAGTCAACATTTAGTCTCATTGGTGATTTCAACTCATCATGTTTTTTGGGGTTTAAGTGACATTTGCTGATGTTATTGAAACAGAGAGgtgtgttgttggtggtgtgttgtggtgttgctGACACATAAGGCTACTAGGCCATGTCATGGAATGGAACGTCTTGTTTCAGGAGATTCAAATCTAACTGAAACATTGACACCTCCTCCcccacatgtgcatgcacacacgcacacacccccacacacacgcacgcacacacacacacacacaccacacacacacacacgcactagggAACCACAGATGCTGGCTGAAGTCTCACCGTCCCTCCAAATCACAACATTCCAGTAGATCACCACATCAAACAACCAACATCACAGGAGGCACCGTTTTCACCACCGCAATACCAACAAGGAGTTGTTGacaaaaagtaataataaaaaacgaCCCGTATAGAGTAAAACCTACAGCACAAACGAGCAGGCTTCTGCTGCTAAGGGCTTTGTCTTGACTGACACCTCTGCAGTAGTTGTCTAAAAGGAGCTAGAGCATCACCATCTGTTTACAGACAAGTCTCTACAATGCATCATTGTGACTTGAGGGGGGGAATCTTatcgcactcactcactcacaaccaTGCAGGGAGGGAACTTTGGCCCAGGGCTGTGTTTACAAGCAGAAACCACAACATTTCTTGTGGTTGGCCCCGTCTCTAGGTAATCGAGAACAAATAACTGGCCGTGGCAGGGTAGGGCCACCAACTCAAACGTTACATGAGGCGGATTGGGTTGTGCAGCTTGCTCCACTTTTGTGAGGTCAATGCGAGTTCATGTTCATGCAGATTTGATGTACTGACTTAAAGGTCTCAAGCACCACAATGAAAGCTGTAGTACAGCCTTAGTGTAATCTAAGGCTTAGTAGACACTGGATTTGGCAAGGGTTCCAAAAGGTATACCACAGATAGACCCATATCGCCATGGAACCATATAAACAGACAACAGTCAACATCTTATCCCACAGAAATGTCATGGTAAGACCATATTTCATTGCAATACCGAAAAAAATAAGTTTTCAAATGGCAACTTCAACCAAAAACAGGTAAGAGTGGTGAAATTGAAAACTTCAACCAAAGACAGGTAAGAGTGGTGAAATTGAAATGGCAACTTCAACCAAAAACAGGTAAGAGTGGTGAAATGGCAACTTCAACCAAAGACAGGTAAGAGTGGTGAAATTGAAACTTCAACCAAAAACAGGTTAGAGTGGTGAAATTGAAATTGGTGGATGTACCTGATCTCGCTCATGAGGAAGCAGAGTGATGGTCGCCATGGGTGACAAAGAGGAACAGGATCCGCGCACTACGGTCCTCGCGTCGGCCCCGCTGCAGAGCCTGTACCGCGGCCCATTCTTGAGGAGGCCTCCCCTGCTGACGGCTCGCTTGGCGGCCAGCCTGAGCCGCTGCTGGAAGGCAGGGTTGGCGATAACGTGGACCAAGTCCTCCTGGTTCCTCAGGTAGCGTTCGATGTTCTTCAGTGAGGAGCCGTGCGAGTCGTCCAGACCCTCGAGGGCCCGGCGAAGGACCTTATTCCAGTCGATGTGCCGCAGGTCTCCAGAGCTCAAGGTAGATCCTTTATGGAGATCCTTGGTGGTGGACTGCTGGGGCACAGCCTGGGCGGCGGCCACGTGGTTGAGAGGCGCCATACGTCCAGGATGACCCGGGTCTTTGTACGAGGCACTGCCCTTGTTGGTAACCTTGAGCACGGCGCCATCATGGACGCCTAATTCCAACTCCTCGAGAACGGTCTTCTTGTCCAAGCCGTGCAAGGTGGCAACAGCGTGGCAAATCCGCTCCTCGGAAGGCCGCTGCTTTTGCCGTTTGATCTTCTGAATTGCCTCTAAAATCCACTCCGTGTATAGAGGGTTGGCGAGTTTTACCATGGTTAGGCGGTATGACGTGGGAAAAAGCGATCCATAAATAATTCCGTCCTCTTTCTCCACGGTGTGAGACTGTTAAAACATCCTCAGGACAAAGCACGTTATGTGATGCAAAACAGCATCAAGGCATGTTTATGTAATTCCGAGATATAGTGACAGAGACGGGTAAAGATTCAGGAGATAATTCCTCAATTGTCAGGATGCTCATCTACCAAAGAGCTGGCGTACAGACACATTTTATAATTCCACTGGGACACCTACAAGAAAGGAGaatacaaaacatacacaaaaaatcAACAAAGGCACATGACTACACAAATGCTGTGTGTTATGGCAAACACTACAGTGTGTGCCCCTTGTAATAAACTCTACATTACAAAATTAAACAATCAACAATCAACAATTACAGTCTGTGGACAAGGACAGAATTATAAACTAAATGTTCAAACATAGGGAAGATTTCATTCTACATAATGCACACATTATTTGCTAATCTTACCAGCCTACTTCCTTATCCAGTACAAAAGGAATCATTGACTGAGAAAGGACTGatgttgacaaaaaaaaactgtaaatgaaGACCTTATTTCCCCTCTCTGGTGCAAATCAAACATGACAGAATACCTAGAATCCGGAAGTGTAGGATTAGGGAAGTGTATTCCATCCTCTCTGCATTCATCCCAATGTAACCCCAACTACTGATGTTTTGCAACTGTTGAggaaaaacaaatatatttattttttaaaaaggTTTCCGTTTCTATAACATGCATTTGCCATAATTACCAATCCACAAGTCAATTAGGTTGTGCTTCGCCTGAATAAAATCAGTTCCCTTGCAGCAACTCTTCATGTACAGAGAAGTGCAAGGAACAACCAGCAGGTGACACATTTTATACGTGTGACTTCTCTCGGATCTCTGAACTACCAAATGGTGACATCAAACCTCCACTCTTCACTGTACCAGGGTCAAAGTTGTACCGCGGCTGAGAAAACGGATGCATTGCTTTTTAAACCGAACGTTTCAATAAAATATAGTTTCAGCCACTGTCATAATAACTTCTCGATCCGGCAAGGCATATAATCTCGCTTACTAGCTGGATAAAATAACACGACAATGTAGCTATGCTATCCTAGCTTCCTAAGtagctaacaagctaacgttagccagaTGGAGAGGTGCCTTGAAGTCAACAGCTTACAAGAAGCATTGGCTGACATCACTATTTTCCTTAGATCATCACTGTCACAGGTCGTCATATTTGCATAAAACATACAGAAGTGCTTTACCATATTTTTTACATCCGTTTGCAAAGTATGTCAAGCCATTAGCTTTGCATGCTATCCAGTATTTTGCCAAACCAATGTTGCTATATACAGCAAAGTGTCTTgcctgctagctaacagcagctAAAATGACAAATCTCAAATTACCAGTTTTATACTCAGTTGACACTGATGTCATACGACGCAATTATGCAACTTCTACTAATGACAACCCCATAGCAAGTTTGCAACTTGCTGCAAAACAAAGTAGCTTGCTAACTATGTTGTTGGCTAATGTTACCGCAACAGAGCCAGCCAGACTTGTCAAAATGCagattagccagctagctagcgagctacatggcTAGGTAGCCAACTTGCTGTTTGTGAGCTAACGTTAAGCGACGCTTAGAATTCGTGGCAGCGACCGAGATGCTAACGTACTTTATTTCACGGGGAAATGCACTGCTGAAATATTTGTGCAAGAGTGATGAACCAAAGGTCAAAATACAAACCTTGAAATTTAGTAGTGAGGTTGCGAAGAGCACCGCTGCTGCCTGCTGCTGATGTTGCCTAAAACAGTCGCCATTTTGTTACAATGTTGTAGTTTACATGAATCCGACATGACACTGATTACAATCCAATGGAGTCTCATTAAACCTTACCTACACACTAATGTGCCCTCCCTAGCAACTTTAATATTGGTTGTAAAGACAAGATCAGATTTCTGGTTTGATAAAGTACATGTCAATCATTACATATACGCACAACCAAAAGGGGCGTGTGTTGGCTACATAATTTGCCACTACCTACAATTGACCCGCCTCTTAAGGTGCCAGCTCATGTAATGGAGATGACACACTCGTTTACTTTGTGCGCTAATCATATTTTGACAGGACAAAAATGCCTAGCGTAGGGTGACTTTTAGAGACTAGCCTACGTACCTTAATCACTGATCCCAATCAAAGATGGTGATGTGCAATAATATCTCCAAGTAGGCTACAAACATCAATTTGTAGACAAGCCCACCTTTACGAACACTGAATGAAACAATCAGTTACACTTGAGAGTGATTTGTTACATTTTAGAGATAAATTGGATACTGTTAAAATATATAACATTATGTACTAAATGTAGCAGCAATGAGATAACAAGAACACGTTATTGCTACTGTCCTGCGTGGCGAAATTATTTGTCGCTGCATTAGCTCGTTGACTGTATAGCCTACATAAAATGTAAGTCACACTCGAGTTAAAAGACGCGCGTTTCTTTTGGCTGTGCTAGCGATAGGCATTTTCCGTCCGACATGCTGTCGACTTGAGATCTTACACAATATTGTGCTTTCACATTGATGAAATATCCTACTCACCCCCAAACTGTAAGGCACGCTTGACGTAAGGAGCTATCTTAACGTTGCTTGTCTTGCAAATAAGCCACATGGGTTCGGgctatttattatttatcaaaTTAAATATGTCCACTGGGAAAATAAAACCTtcgggagaaaaagaaaatccaTAGCCTATCCATTCAATATCGCAAGCATAGTCTACGTTACAATCTCACTGCTCCGCCTTGAGTGCCTATACATGATACACTCGTTAGGCTATCCATCATGAGATTAATTCCGATCTTTGGTTAATTTATCAACATAAATGGCATCATTTGTACAACAAGAACGAATCCCGAGCGACCGGTAGCGTACGCGAACAAACACAATCCAAGTGTCAAGCAATGGTGTAAATGTAACCTTGCAAATGGTGGAGAAGCAACGCGAACATTTTGCTGGTAGTTACCTTTTCAAGTTTTTTTATCCTCGAGACCTCTCTTCATTAACACGATGATTGAAAGCCCCCAAAATGTAGGTTTCAAAGGATTAATCCATACACTATATTTGAACACACGCAGCAATTCTCGCGGTGGCAGAGCGGACCTGATAATAACTAATTGAAAGGTTAATCTACATAGCAGTCTGTGACAAAGTGgtaccctcccccttcctcactGTAGACATCCCCAGTTTATTGTAGCGGATCGTCGCCCCTGTGTGCGTTCATATGGTGATCACAAGAAAATACATCAGTTCTCTTACTCTCGCGTTCGGGTGTCTATTGACATGCTCAACACAAACTGAAGTGCATTTTAATGACTTGTCAATACGATCTAAATACACTGCTATAACCACATTATCCATAGGTTGTGCGGTTTATTACCCCACATCGCTGTTTTTTCCTACAGGGAAATAAAAACTTCCTCTGTTGATGTATCCAATTATCTTCACCGTGCGGCGTCCAGCTGGATGAGATGATAGTGCACCAGGGGATATCTTATTAAGCGAGTTGCTCTTCTAGTATGGATCTGTTTACTATTTGTGTCAGGTTGTtacacaccatcacaaataATCAGCAGCTCAGAGGGGTAGTAAATAGAAGTGTCTTATTTGAAGTGGTTGACTCCACTGTTGTCATCTGAACAGCTGCTATTAGCTGTGACAGTATGTTGCTATCACGGTAGTACTGAGTGACATGCGAATGACAACAAATATTAGCAATTGTCATGCATCACCACACCGCTGACACAATGCATTTATGTAAGATTTCCATTTGAAGATTATGAGGACACCTAGTGACATTCCATTAAGCAAACATCCAGCGGAACCAACACACGCATTCCAGAGGCAGATTCAGGATTTCTAATAGGCCACATACACAGATGTAAATTGATGACTACGGATTGACAGATATTTCAAGAGTTCCTAAAACCGTATATTTAAAAttgaggatttaaaaaaaaataaagtctaCATACATCAGTTGTGTTTTAAGAATGTTCACATAAAAACATGAATATTTTCAATATTTGTTCAGATGAGCTCTGAATGATGATATCAATTGATTGACTGACAAAGAGTGTCATATGCCCAGGCTGATCAGATGTAGTTAGGATTCATGTCAGGAGTGACAAAAGACATCTGTGTCCACATATAATGAATGTCACTCGGGCCCCAGCAGGTCCTCCACGGCTTCGAGGGTCTGGGGATAATTGAACTAATGCATGTGCCATCGCATGGTGCGCCCATCCCCCTAGCTCACTCGCTGCCAAATGCCACACTGGTGCTCGGAAAAACGCGTTTGCCCATCTGCGGGGGGACGACACCGCTACCCACGTCTCCTTTCCTCACGTCAAAACCCACGTCCAAAGGGGAGCTCGTCATCAGCCACACAGAGGAAGATAGAGCTGGTCGTCGTGACTGCTTGTTTGTATTCCTTCACAGCTGTTCAAAACGAAACCTGTCAGCCTAACATTTCATCGAGGGTTGGAACTGTCATGTTTATCAATCTGACAatgg
This genomic interval from Clupea harengus unplaced genomic scaffold, Ch_v2.0.2, whole genome shotgun sequence contains the following:
- the LOC122131658 gene encoding histone acetyltransferase KAT6B-like, whose translation is MVKLANPLYTEWILEAIQKIKRQKQRPSEERICHAVATLHGLDKKTVLEELELGVHDGAVLKVTNKGSASYKDPGHPGRMAPLNHVAAAQAVPQQSTTKDLHKGSTLSSGDLRHIDWNKVLRRALEGLDDSHGSSLKNIERYLRNQEDLVHVIANPAFQQRLRLAAKRAVSRGGLLKNGPRYRLCSGADARTVVRGSCSSLSPMATITLLPHERDQVHPPISISPL